In Lycium ferocissimum isolate CSIRO_LF1 chromosome 3, AGI_CSIRO_Lferr_CH_V1, whole genome shotgun sequence, the genomic window CTCAGTTCCATTAGGCCTTCGAAGAGAAGTACGTACCACGTACTTTGAGGGATGTGCACAGGGATGAGTTTCTTCATTTGCGACAGCATGGGTTGTCTGTTTCTTAGTATGAGGCCAATTGGGTCTTGACGATATCTTTGCGAGATGATTCCCCTTAGAGAGGAGAGTCGCCAAAGATTTGTGAATGGACTTGTGTACTCGATTAATATTACTTGCCTTCAGTTTGTGACCATGGGGTCTTCTTTCCATGCTATTGTTGATCATGCCATTGGTGTCAATTCTACTAAGGCTCAATAGTTGGGAGCTATTAGTAAGAAGAAGCCACGTCATTATGGTAGTTTCAGTGGATCCGATTCTGAGGTGGGAGACGAATATCAAGCCACATCGGGCCGGCCCCGGTGCCTATCCAATCACTACTATAGGCTTCTTCGAGGGGTCTTACTAGGCCAAGTGGCTATGGAGCTGGGGAGTTTTATGGTGGATCTTACTCCCGTACAGTGGATCGTGCCGGACCCTCAAGTTCATCAGCTTCTGTGCATCGATCTCCAGATCTTAGAGCATGCTATATGTGTGGTGACTCTAGtcaccttatgagagattgtcctaGGTCAGTGCAGAGTGGGTCCCAATAGGGTTCAAGGTTTCGAACTCCGAGGGCCCCGGTACCTTAGTGGCGTACGTGGCTCCTCGGTGAGAAGCGGTGCTCGGTCAGGCCGTGCCGTGGCTCTTATCGGACCGAGAGGTGGACACCGGTCGGTAGAGGTGGTCGCGTGTGCTTCTGGGGATGGTCGTGAGTCGATCTTTGTTATTCTTTCCCGAGGCCCGAGCGGAGGTACCTCGAATGCTGTGATCTCAAGTAATATTTGTGTTCGACATTGACCCACTTCGGTATTGTTTGATTCGGGTTCTACTTATTTCTATGTGTCTGTGTATCACATCGTTAATGGGATTTATGTTATGATCGAATAGTAGTGCCTATCTGTGTATCTACTCCGATCAGAGATTCTGTTATGTTGATCTAGTCTTTCGatcttgtttagttactttcATGGGCTATGATACGTGggtagacttgatgatattGGATATGATAGACTctgatattattttgggtatgacttGGTTATCTCCCTACTATGCGACCTTGGACtatcacgccaagacagtcgCTTTAGTTATGCATGGTATTCCTCGATTAGAGTGGATGGGTACTCCGAGTCCCACTCTAAAGAAGATCACCTCCTATGTCTGTGCAAATAAGTTAGTGGCCAATgggtgtttggcttattttagcCCATGTTCGCGTTACTAGCATTAATTCTCTGCCCCTTGAGTCTGTGCCTGTTGTGATTGAGTTTGCCGAAGTCTTTCCTTCTGATTtgtcgggtatgccacccgaccGCGACATTAATTTCTGTATCGACTTGGATCGAGCATGCGTCTATTGAGTAGGGATTTATTAGGCGATTTCTCCTTACGGGTGGCGCCtattttatttgtgaagaagagaGAGCTaaaggatgtgcattgattgtcATCGGTTTAACAAAGTCACCATTTGtaataagtatcctcttcctCGCATTGATGATCGGTTCGACCGAGCTTCGGGGTGTGAtatttttgaagattgatttgaggttaGGCTACCATCAGCTAAAGATTTGGGCCAAGGATGTTCCGAAGACGGCATTTAAGACTCGCtatggtcattacgagttccttgtaatgtcatttgggcttacgaaTTCCCCAGCTACTTTTATgacttgatgaatggcattttcaagccatatcttgattcctttgtgattgtgttcattgatgatatcttgatttATTCGAAGAGTAGAGAGCAACATGAGTGCCATTAGAGAattgttcttgggttgttgaggGAGAAGAggctttatgccaagtttttgAAGTTCGAGTTCTGGCTTGAGTCTGGGGCATTCTTAGGCCACTTTTTGTCTAAGGATTGGATCATGattgatcccaagaagattgaggccatTAGAGATTGTGCGAGACCCACTACTGTGATCGATATCCGTAGCTTCGTGGAATTAGCCAGCTATTACctcgatttgtgaagggtttcgCTTCTATTGCTTCTTCGTTAACCAGATTGACCCAGAAGGAtattcccttccagtggtccgatgattgtgaggagagctttcaaaatctCAAGACCCTATTGACTTCAACCCCGATTCTAGCATTGCCAGtagagggtaaggatttctcagtCCATTGTGATGTATCCCTTATGGGTttgggtaattttttttatgtaggAGAGTAGTGTTATAGCaaatgcttcccgtcagttgaagatccatgagaggAACTaccctactcacgatttggagttgttagttatggtcttcgctttgaagatttggaggcattacttatacggtgtccattgtgaggttttcaccgaccACCATAGCTTTCAGCACaggtttacccagagagatcttaattccaggcggcgccgatggatggagctcctgaaggactatgacatctctaatCTTTATCATCCAGGAAAAGtcattgttattgttgatgccttgagCCGCTGGTGAGTATAGGTAACCTTAGCCCGATTGGTTGCTTACGAGCGCCGGTTAGGCATGAAGGTTCGGACTGCGGCTAATAGTTTTGTGCACCTTGACATCTCGGTTCAGGGCGAGTCTTAGCTTGTGTTGAGCGAGGTCGTCCCTCTTGGAGTGGATTAGGGCccagcagtttgaggatgcccAGTTGTGTAAGATTCGTAATAATATTCTGAGAGGTGAGACCAAGAAGGCCATGCTTGATAATGAGGGCATTCTGGGGATCAAGGGACGCGtatgcgttcctcgtgttggtgacttGATTCAGTTGATTTTGATGGAGGCCTATAGTTTGAGATACTCCATCCATCCAGGTGtcacaaagatgtatcatgatttgagacaacactactggtggggaaggatgaagagagatattacagattttgtgtctaagtgtgggaattgtcagcaagtgaagtatgagcaccagagacctgGTGGTGTGCTCCAGAGGATGTCCATTCccaagtggaagtgggaaaggattgccatggatttcattgtgggtcttccgaagaccacGGCAAGTTTGATTTTGTATTGTTTATTGTTGACCGGTTGAGCaagtccgctcatttcattccagttcaggtCACTTATACTGCAGAGTGGTTAGCCAGGATCTATGTTTGTGACATTGTACGATTGAACGGGGTCCCTATTTCTATGGTATCGGATCTGGGTCCGCAATTTACTTCCAATTTTTGGAAGGCTTTTCGGACAGAGTTGGGTACTCAGTTGGATCTTAGTCTGATTTTCATCCCTGCATCGATGGTCGATCCGAGAGGACTATttaggtgctcgaggatatgttgagagcatgtttcattaattttggtggtcattgggaccagttcttgccCCTAGAAGAGTTTGCGTagaacaatagctaccattcgagtattgatatggcggCGTTCGAGGCcttgtatggtaggaggtgtcgttctcctattggtttggtttgatgtGTTTGAGGTTCGCCCGTGGGGCATAGATTTGTTAAAAAAGTCCAGGGATAgagtgaagcttattcaggaaaagcttctagcagctcagagtcgataGAAGATGTGTGCGGATCGAAAGGTTCCAGATTTTGAGTTTGGGGTGGGTGAGCAGGTGCTtctgaagatatcacccatgaagggtgttatacAATTTGAGAAGAGGGGCAAGTCGAGTCCGAGGTTCCTTGGCTCATTTGAGGTTCTCCGTAGAGTCAgaaatgttgcttatgagttggcgtTGCCATCGGGCCTATCAAGTGTTCATCCGATAtatccatgtgtccatgctaaAGAAGTATCATTCTGACGGTTCCTATATAGTTCGTTGGGATTCTGTGCTACTTGATGAGAATCTGACCAATGAGGAGGAGCCGATAGCGATCTTGAATAGGCAGGTTCGGAAGTTGAGATCTAAAGAGATTGCTTCCGTGAAGGTTCAATGGAAGCATCatcctgttgaggaggctacttaggAGACCAAGTCTGATATGCGCGAGAGATATCCCCAATTGTTCGCTGGTTCAGGTACTTTTCCCCATTCCACTTctttgtcgctcgaggacgagcgattgtttaattggtatatgaCGTAACGACCCGACTGGTCATTATAGTGCTaatgacccttttacccctgttgaaTTTTCCCTAAGTCATCGGGCAGGGTTTAGAGTGACTTTTGAAGGTTTTAGCCTCAAAGTGGAATTcgtttgacccaaagttgacttttgaataaacagacctttttcagaatttcatcgattccgagaggtccggacaGTCATTTAGGACTGGTAGTGTGGTCGTTTCGGTTCCTAATGCAATTGGGAGCATTTTAGAACTTGGGTTGGGaacttggctttaggccattaggggttgacttggtcaattaGACCTCCGTTTGAAAATTCGAGGCAACGAGTGAATCCTtagcttgtttttatgtgtgtgtgcatgtttgtttggtatctgtggggcctcgggtgatagtccgATTTCGGGACAAGATTGGTCAAGCCAAAATATTCGGGTTTCGGTGTGGCGCTGCCGGTGGTACCATTTTCTATTCGAGATGGTCGTGCTATAGCGCACGAGGGGACAACTATAGCGGACTGGGAGTTTTGGTGGTTATCTGCCGTAGCGGTTTCCTTGACACTATAGCGGCCTACTGATTTTGAGTAGTGGCCGCCATGGCATGCCTTATGGGCGTCGTAGCGCATGCGCTACAGTGGCTCCTTGATTGCTATAGCCGTAGTCGGGCAGaattatttctcttttctcaagTTAAGTCCCTTAAACCCTATCACTTCTTCTCATCACTTTTCTAAGCACTCTTTGGGGGAATAGAGCTATTTGTGGACTGATTCTTGTTGGAGGTAAGATATATGACCCTAGCCTTTATTATTTGCCTTCCTAGATTCCTACTTCATGCCTAGAATCACTAGAATCTAGATAGAGAAGATGAGTCTTGTGCTAAAATTCTTGAATGGGTTTAGACTTCTAAAATAGAAATTAGTGGAGAATTGACTAGAATAACCATAGAGTTTGATAAATTccttgttgttaagcttatttcttccattattaatGGCTAATTTGAGGATTGAAGAATTAGGGTTGTTTTGCTTTAAATCAGaattaggcttaatcttgagttgttttagcaaatgattagtgggtttgatcacctagggcttgaattgcatgttccaTCTTTGAATTTCCTGTCTTActcttgtgggcccgtttccccaatttcttaggttagaatttgacctaactacaagtatagcaatatgggtgtcattATTCTTGGTTTTTATTATAGAATTCtattatgaatagactttgagaAATGAGCACCTCCTAGGGTGCAAGGAATTATAAAACTTCCTAGATCACCAAGTTTTTGTGGAAGCTTATTTTGTATTATAGCACTACATTTTTCTGCAAGCTTAACGACATAAACTTCTTccaattttcttttacttcacAAAATATCTTTAAGAAATTTAGCAGAAGAAGGCATTTGTGTCAAAGCATCTGTGAAAGGTATATTAATGTAAAGC contains:
- the LOC132048917 gene encoding uncharacterized protein LOC132048917, whose product is MCADRKVPDFEFGVGEQVLLKISPMKGVIQFEKRGKSSPRFLGSFEVLRRVRNVAYELALPSGLSIRWDSVLLDENLTNEEEPIAILNRQVRKLRSKEIASVKVQWKHHPVEEAT